In Capsicum annuum cultivar UCD-10X-F1 chromosome 11, UCD10Xv1.1, whole genome shotgun sequence, one genomic interval encodes:
- the LOC107848726 gene encoding putative late blight resistance protein homolog R1B-13 isoform X1, whose translation MIPIVIWTMPQLRIVHFMKTGWRCLPNIPSGEGKHAIVEHLRTITGVGPSWCKKEIFALTPNLTKLEVVLDRIADDSDYFFSSSDDWDYLWPNNPAHDAFFENLRAFPPTLRRLTLCGLSLNWAAMDIVGMLPNLEALELKDNACGNSSGTRWKPSRGVFSRLKFLSLCNMGFFTEWKAADDHFPVLERLFISHCIWLEEIPQEFTNIPALQVIELRECSVHLTKSAKQIQQEQEDTFGCQVTSVRESNCDYVICNQSVRLLRGDS comes from the exons ATGATACCTATCGTTATTTGGACTATGCCACAGTTAAGGATTGTTCATTTTATGAAGACAGGATGGCGATGTCTGCCGAATATACCCAGCGGTGAAGGTAAGCATGCAATAGTGGAACACCTACGCACCATAACTGGAGTTGGTCCATCATGGTGTAAAAAAGAAATCTTTGCACTAACGCCTAACTTGACGAAATTGGAAGTTGTATTAGATCGCATTGCTGATGACTccgattattttttttcttcttctgatgaCTGGGATTACTTGTGGCCCAACAATCCCGCACATGATGCCTTTTTCGAAAATCTGAGGGCTTTCCCCCCAACACTTAGAAGGCTGACATTATGCGGTTTGAGTCTTAATTGGGCGGCTATGGACATTGTAGGCATGTTGCCTAACCTCGAAGCACTCGAATTGAAAGATAACGCATGTGGGAATTCTTCTGGGACTAGGTGGAAACCGAGTAGAGGAGTGTTTTCTCGATTAAAGTTCTTGTCACTATGTAATATGGGATTTTTCACTGAGTGGAAAGCTGCCGATGATCATTTTCCTGTTCTGGAGAGACTTTTTATATCTCATTGCATATGGCTAGAAGAGATTCCGCAAGAATTTACAAATATTCCAGCACTGCAAGTGATCGAGTTACGTGAGTGTAGTGTTCACCTGACCAAATCAGCAAAGCAGATTCAACAAGAGCAAGAAGACACCTTCGGATGCCAAGTGACTAGTGTTCGTGAATCCAATTGTGACTACG tGATTTGCAACCAGTCTGTCAGACTTCTGAGGGGAGATTCTTGA
- the LOC107848372 gene encoding uncharacterized protein LOC107848372 has translation MSKGGRKTTSGGLRWSWTSALVGAATAAAAVAALSSKPRDPDFHLISIDLTSFKLKFPSVDAELILTVHVTNPNVTSITYSSTEMSIFYSGEHLGSARVKAGSQKPRSCQVLRLPARLNGGQLAQRGKQFVADVAKREMVLDATVDIEGFARVLWWDHKFRVHVDSHVTVDPVFLDVIDQENKSALEVFVR, from the coding sequence ATGAGTAAAGGAGGAAGAAAAACAACTTCTGGAGGACTAAGATGGAGCTGGACCTCCGCCTTAGTAGGCGCAGCTACCGCGGCGGCCGCGGTAGCTGCACTCTCCTCGAAGCCAAGAGATCCAGATTTCCATCTCATCTCCATCGACCTGACATCTTTCAAGCTAAAATTCCCATCGGTGGACGCGGAGTTGATCCTAACCGTCCACGTGACGAATCCAAACGTGACCTCAATCACCTACTCGTCGACGGAGATGTCGATCTTCTACTCGGGCGAACACTTGGGTTCCGCCCGAGTAAAAGCGGGATCGCAGAAGCCGCGATCCTGCCAAGTCCTCCGGTTACCCGCTCGGTTAAACGGAGGACAACTTGCGCAACGCGGGAAACAGTTCGTTGCCGATGTTGCGAAGAGGGAAATGGTACTGGATGCTACTGTGGATATTGAAGGATTTGCTAGGGTATTATGGTGGGACCACAAGTTTCGTGTGCACGTGGATAGTCACGTGACTGTTGATCCGGTTTTTCTTGATGTTATTGATCAGGAAAATAAATCGGCTTTGGAGGTCTTCGTTAGATGA
- the LOC107848726 gene encoding uncharacterized protein LOC107848726 isoform X2, translating into MAYAAVASLMSTLGLLMQSNSCLVLPGEEPTKSLHEKVEEQIQSLREKLCLLQECLENLEKNINDRKAVERYEGKIKVAAHDAEERIELALGEIYDAETEKNWRKAYKKLCKRLQQASKSIDSKSRKLREITKSSGLKTMSLLVQSFDLPEHSPQLDNNSDMVGHVNELEDMKSKITDISSNETEVVAIVGMEASVKQPLLEEFMMIQ; encoded by the coding sequence ATGGCTTATGCTGCTGTGGCTTCTCTTATGTCAACTCTAGGATTGCTAATGCAATCCAATTCGTGTTTAGTTCTTCCGGGGGAAGAACCAACTAAATCTCTTCACGAGAAAGTGGAAGAACAGATTCAATCCCTTCGCGAAAAACTTTGTTTACTACAAGAGTGTCTAGAGAATTTGGAAAAGAATATCAATGATCGTAAGGCAGTTGAACGCTATGAAGGCAAGATTAAAGTTGCAGCACATGATGCAGAAGAAAGAATTGAGTTGGCACTGGGAGAAATTTATGATGCTGAAACTGAAAAGAATTGGAGAAAAGCTTATAAGAAGCTTTGCAAGAGGTTGCAACAAGCATCTAAGTCAATTGATTCCAAGAGcagaaaattgagagaaattaCGAAGAGTAGTGGTTTGAAGACAATGAGTTTGTTAGTCCAAAGTTTTGATTTGCCTGAACATTCTCCGCAGCTTGACAACAACAGCGACATGGTCGGACATGTAAATGAGTTGGAGGATATGAAGAGTAAAATCACGGATATCTCATCCAATGAAACAGAAGTTGTGGCAATCGTAGGTATGGAGGCATCGGTAAAACAACCTTTGCTAGAAGAATTTATGATGATCCAATGA